The genomic DNA GTACTGTGACTATGCTCTTGCACATAAAATAGAACATGTGAATTACAGGTTTTTTAAGCCATGCTCCCACACTAGTTCCAATTTGGAAATAATCATGTTACTAAATGAAAAAAATGCTAGATTAGATTTTATAAAAATTTAACGTTTTAAAATATGTCTGGGTGCTATTTAAGCTGCATGGCGGTAAACACGGACGGTATCCAGACATTAAAATGGAATTCAACAATATAAAATATGTATTGAACTTATTAGAAAATTTATTAATTTGCCCAACAACAAATGATTACCCTGAAACAGTCTGAAACGGCACAGGaatgactgtctgtgtgtgttgtgctcGCATGTGTAGTCTACACTGTGTAGCCGTTAGCGATAATGCTAATGAGAGTCTACTGGTAAATTAAAAGCCGttcccaaaaaccttctcaattaaatttTAACAACAAAGTAGACAATacctacctggcagaatgatattaTTATTTGCATAAACAGAGTTACCATTTATTTAGCGCAACTCGACAATCACATGAgctctacagaaacactgctaaccaaacaatgGTCTCTGGCTGGCGCACTTGCATAAAAGTGCTTCTACACccacaattttttatttattttttatatattaataaataaattaaaatctAGTCTCCTggtgtggtttaagcattgttgtgaacTTAGAACATACAATTTCGAtaattatattttttttacaaaacaaACCTGAGAAAAACAAAAGGAATAATACTGAATTTTGGAAAATCCTGAAACAAAATCGGACAAAAAATGTAAACTATTTTATAGGGCCCTAAGTGTTAGAAGATAAAGTAAACCAAAAGTAATCAATGTAAATTGATTGTTACTATTTTGAGTAATCAAAGGATTACCTTACCGATTACTTTATTTTTCATGCAACTAATCACTAACCGATTACAAGTTTCAATTAATCCGCCAAACCCTGATTATATATAGGTGTAGTCTTACCCAGCTCAGTGAGACGAGGAGGGGTCTTGCTGGCACTGCGGCGGCCTCGAGATGTGGAACGGCGTTTGCGGAGGATGAGGATTGGCGAGTGGCTTGGTTCCCGTTTCCATCGATCGCGTCGGTCAAACGAGCGATTCCGCATGATGGGCCGACGCCGCCGCGACCCGGAGCGGGACCTTCTCCTCCGGCCTGGAGAACGAGACTTGGAGCGTTTGCTCCTGTCTGCAGACTTGGACCTCTTCCTTCTGGCTGGGGAGCGGGACTTAGAGCGCTTGGTCCTGACTCTGGACTTGGAACGTGACTTCCTGCGCCGTACCGGTGACTTAGATCGTGATCTCCTGCGCCGGGCCGGACTTCTGGACTTAGACCTCTTCTTCCGTCTGGTAGGCGGGGAGACAGACTTCCTTTTCCTGGCTGGGGACTTGGAACGTCTCCTTCTGGAGGCAGACttggactgagagggagagatggacttGGACCGGGAGCACCTCCATgagggagaggtagacatctTCCTACCAGCAGGTGATCGGGACTTCCTACTAGGAGACGCTGAAGTTGAGGACTGCCGTTGTTTTGAAAATGTCTTCTTAATGGGAGATTTAGAAGGTGAGGACCTGGAACGGCGATCAGCAGGAACAGTCTCTGGTGAAACAGACCTGGACGTTGCATGCTCATCCGGTTCTTCTTCAGATGAGCTTGTTGGGCTTCTTGCCACCTTTGGCTCTTCTTCTGCAGAGTCATGGTCTTCAGATGGAATCTCAGAGGTGCTCTCTTCAGCATGCCCAGCCATTGGCTTGCCCTGTGTGGTAGATCTGGAGGCAGCAGCCAAAGCGAGGGGCTTCCAGGGCTCTGCTGCAGCTACAGCTTCCCCAACAGGCTTAGTAGACGCTTCATTATTCACAGTCGTGTCTGTAGTATGCTTGTCAGCCATTTTTGGAGACTTTAGGTCCTTGGCAGTAGACCTGGATCTTGAGCGTTCTGGGGATACACTCTCAGATTGCCTGTCGCTTGAGACAGACTTGGATTTGTCGCTGGTGGGTGATTTTGACATTGAACGCTTGTTTATTTTCTGGGATTTGGATTTAGGAGTATGAGACTTGGACTGGTTACGCGGCGATAGTGATCGTGATGTTGATGGTTTACTGCGTCCTGGGGATCTGGACTTTGTCCTGCTCCGCTTCGGTGATCGAGAACATATTTTCTTAACTGGTGACCTGGATATCCTGCGGCTCCGGGAGCGGGACTTGTTGTCCTTGCCCCGTGGGGATTTGGACCTTGAACCTTTCCTGTTCCTCTTCAGGATCACAACGGAGCGGGAACGAGTCCGCCTACCTCTCCTGACCGGAGACCGGGACCGTCGTGTCCTTGGGGGGGACCTCTTTCTGCGAGACGGGGAGCTGCTCTGGGAATGCCGTCCTCTCCTCATTGACCTGGAGCGATGGAGCCGTCTAGATCTGGATCGTGAACGGCGAGTCTGCCTCACAGGCGAGCGGGACCATGGACGTCTACCTCGACGAGGGGGGGGGGTTCTGGTCCTCGACCTTCTGACACAGCCATGTGACCTGGACTCAGACCGCCGCCCTCGTCTGGGAGATGGAGACAGTTTGCGTCCTCTCCTAGGGGATTTAGACAGAGACTTGCGTCCTCTTCTAGGGGACAAAGGAGAGGACTTGCGCCCTCTCCTaggggacagagaagaggacaacTTGCGCCCTCTCCTAGGGGACAGAGAAGGGGACAACTTGCGCCCTCGTctaggggacagaggagacaacTTGCGCCCTCGTctaggggacagaggagacatcTTGCGCCCTCGTctaggggacagaggagacaacTTGCGCCCTCGTctaggggacagaggagacaacTTGCGCCCTCGTctaggggacagaggagacaacTTGCGCCCCCGTctaggggacagaggagacaacTTGCGCCCCCGTctaggggacagaggagacaacTTGCGCCCTCGTCTaggggacagagaaggagactTGCGTCCTCTCCAGGGTGACAGAGGAGATGACTTGCGTCCTCTcctgggggacagaggagacataCGTCGTCTCTTAGGGGACAGAGAAGGGGACTTGCGTCCCCTCTTGGGAGACATGCGTCCTCTCCtgggggacagagatggagacatgcgTCCTCTCCTGGGGGACAGAGATGGGGACTTGCGTCCTCTCCTGGGGGACAGAGATGGGGACTTGCGTCCTCTCCTAGGGGACAGAGATGGGGACTTGCGTCCTCTCCTGGGGGACAGAGATGGGGACTTGCGTCCTCTCCTGGGGGACAGAGATGGGGACTTGCGTCTTCCTGGGGGACAGAGATGGGGACTTGCGTCTTGTCCTGGGGGACAGAGATGGGGACTTGCGTCTTGTCCTGGGGGACAAAGATGGGGACTTGCGTCTTGTCCTGGGGGACAGAGATGGGGACTTGCGTCTTGTCC from Oncorhynchus keta strain PuntledgeMale-10-30-2019 chromosome 7, Oket_V2, whole genome shotgun sequence includes the following:
- the LOC127931121 gene encoding serine/arginine repetitive matrix protein 2-like, giving the protein MSPSLSPRRGRMSPKRGRKSPSLSPKRRRMSPLSPRRGRKSSPLSPWRGRKSPSLSPRRGRKLSPLSPRRGRKLSPLSPRRGRKLSPLSPRRGRKLSPLSPRRGRKLSPLSPRRGRKMSPLSPRRGRKLSPLSPRRGRKLSPSLSPRRGRKLSSSLSPRRGRKSSPLSPRRGRKSLSKSPRRGRKLSPSPRRGRRSESRSHGCVRRSRTRTPPPRRGRRPWSRSPVRQTRRSRSRSRRLHRSRSMRRGRHSQSSSPSRRKRSPPRTRRSRSPVRRGRRTRSRSVVILKRNRKGSRSKSPRGKDNKSRSRSRRISRSPVKKICSRSPKRSRTKSRSPGRSKPSTSRSLSPRNQSKSHTPKSKSQKINKRSMSKSPTSDKSKSVSSDRQSESVSPERSRSRSTAKDLKSPKMADKHTTDTTVNNEASTKPVGEAVAAAEPWKPLALAAASRSTTQGKPMAGHAEESTSEIPSEDHDSAEEEPKVARSPTSSSEEEPDEHATSRSVSPETVPADRRSRSSPSKSPIKKTFSKQRQSSTSASPSRKSRSPAGRKMSTSPSWRCSRSKSISPSQSKSASRRRRSKSPARKRKSVSPPTRRKKRSKSRSPARRRRSRSKSPVRRRKSRSKSRVRTKRSKSRSPARRKRSKSADRSKRSKSRSPGRRRRSRSGSRRRRPIMRNRSFDRRDRWKREPSHSPILILRKRRSTSRGRRSASKTPPRLTELDKDQLLEIAKANAAAMCAKAGVPIPESLRPKAILQLPLPNPAPTPLNLPLPLPLPLNMPGMGMPNMPNMNMHMPNMHMPNMHMPNMHMSNMPNMHMPNMNMPNMNMPNMNMPNMNMPNMNMPNMNMPNMNMPNMNMSMPNMNMPNMGNMSNMAMSAAMASMTAATMTAALTNMAQMSNMPQMAPLPTITNKPQMAPLPTITNKPPPSQVPQTTLPPLNLDHIEEVKRKVTQQANIYSIKELTEKCKMIAASKEEMAIAKPHVSDDEDEDRKPRGKSFLS